A window of Citrus sinensis cultivar Valencia sweet orange chromosome 7, DVS_A1.0, whole genome shotgun sequence contains these coding sequences:
- the LOC102621810 gene encoding pseudo histidine-containing phosphotransfer protein 6 produces the protein MLGLDPDRLRADMNRLLALLFHQGVLDEQFLQLQQLQDESSPNFVSEVVNIYFHESEKLLRNLRSLLMDKEFSDYKKLGIHLNQMMGSSSSIGAKRVSNVCVAFRAASEQNNRAGCLRALELLEHEYCYLNNKFHELFQIEQQRELAAGVRYPMHM, from the exons ATGCTTGGCTTGGATCCGGATCGGTTGCGAGCCGATATGAACCGTTTGCTCGCTTTACTCTTCCACCAG GGAGTGTTGGATGAGCAGTTCTTGCAACTGCAGCAACTTCAAGATGAGAGCTCCCCTAACTTTGTTTCTGAAGTTGTCAACATTTACTTCCATGAATCAGAGAAGCTTTTGAGGAATCTCAGATCGCTACT GATGGATAAAGAGTTTTCAGATTACAAGAAATTGGGAATCCATTTGAATCAGATGATGGGTAGCAGCTCAAGCATTGGTGCCAAACGAGTCAGCAACGTTTGCGTTGCCTTTCGAGCCGCTTCTGAACAGAATAACCGTGCTGg GTGCTTGAGAGCTTTAGAGCTGCTAGAACATGAGTACTGCTACCTCAACAACAAATTCCATGAACTTTTCCAA ATAGAGCAACAGAGAGAACTGGCAGCTGGAGTTCGATATCCAATGCACATgtag